A window of the Emys orbicularis isolate rEmyOrb1 chromosome 1, rEmyOrb1.hap1, whole genome shotgun sequence genome harbors these coding sequences:
- the CHAF1B gene encoding chromatin assembly factor 1 subunit B yields MKVITCEIAWHNKEPVYSLDFQHGTDGKINRLASAGVDTAVRIWKVEKGPDGKAIVEFLSNLARHTKAVNVVRFSPSGEILASGGDDAVILLWKLNDNKEPEPIAFQDEDEAQLNKENWTVIKTLRGHLEDVYDICWTPDGNCMASASVDNTAIMWDVNKGQKVSIFNEHKSYVQGITWDPVGQYIATLSCDRVLRVYSTQTKRVAFNVTKMPSGAEGEVRSYRMFHDDSMKSFFRRLSFTPDGSLLLTPAGCVESGENVTNTTYVFSRKNLKRPIAHLPCPGKATLAVRCCPVYFELRPARKKDEASQKSIPALINLPYRLVFAVASEDSVLFYDTQQSFPFGYVSNIHYHTLSDISWSSDGSFLAISSTDGYCSFVTFEEDELGVPLKEKPVVCVTTASATEKKMKKSQSHKVVSPVPRPVDGTPPNRTLDPSNLTLQPKTPAAIITNKDSPSTPVGIKHIPASSSEERKPMQPASQRAKVNQPRRITLNALQGWSKTPRRINLIPLKTDTPNSTHTNLVSTPSSSEAIQHEIPSPSDDPVHNPPASKRPRTDETPVSASPEEQTSCSSNN; encoded by the exons ATGAAGGTCATCACTTGTGAAATAGCCTGGCACAACAAAGAGCCGGTGTATAGCTTAGACTTCCAACACGGAACTGATGGGAAAATAAATCGACTGGCCTCAGCAGGAGTAGACACTGCTGTTCGT ATATGGAAAGTGGAAAAAGGACCAGATGGGAAAGCAATTGTGGAATTCTTGTCCAATCTAGCTCGCCATACCAAAGCAGTGAATGTTGTGCGTTTCTCTCCCAGTGGTGAGATTTTAGCATCAGGAGGAGATG ATGCTGTGATTTTATTGTGGAAATTGAATGATAACAAAGAACCAGAACCAATAGCATTTCAAGATGAAGATGAAGCTCAGCTGAACAAAGAGAATTGGACAGTAATTAAAACTTTAAG AGGCCACTTAGAGGATGTGTACGATATTTGCTGGACCCCTGATGGAAACTGCATGGCATCTGCATCAGTAGATAACACAGCTATAATGTGGGATGTCAATAAAG GgcaaaaagtttcaatttttaaTGAACACAAGAGTTATGTACAAGGAATAACATGGGATCCTGTCGGCCAGTATATTGCAACTCTTAGCTGTGATAG GGTGCTGCGTGTGTACAGTACACAGACTAAGCGTGTAGCGTTCAATGTTACCAAGATGCCATCAGGAGCTGAAGGCGAG GTGAGAAGCTATCGGATGTTTCATGATGACAGCATGAAATCATTCTTCCGCAGGCTTAGTTTTACTCCTGACGGCTCTTTGCTTCTCACTCCAG cTGGCTGTGTTGAATCAGGAGAGAATGTAACCAATACTACGTATGTTTTTTCGAGAAAAAATCTTAAAAG GCCCATAGCTCACCTGCCCTGTCCTGGAAAGGCAACTCTGGCTGTTCGCTGCTGTCCAGTCTACTTTGAGTTGAGACCAGCACGTAAGAAAG ATGAAGCTTCACAGAAGTCCATCCCTGCTCTAATAAATCTGCCCTATCGGTTGGTGTTTGCTGTTGCTTCAGAAGATTCTGTGCTTTTCTATGATACACAgcagtcctttccctttggttacGTATCCAATATACATTATCATACTCTGAGTGACATTTCATG gTCCAGTGATGGATCCTTTCTTGCTATTTCTTCCACGGATGGATACTGCTCTTTTGTGACATTTGAGGAGGATGAGCTTGGAGTACCATTGAAAGAGAAACCAGTGGTGTGTGTCACGACTGCTAGTGCAACAGAGAAGAAAATGAAGAAGAGTCAGTCACACAAGGTTGTCTCCCCAGTCCCCAGGCCAGTTGATGGAACCCCTCCGAACAGGACCCTGGATCCAAGTAATCTCACTCTCCAGCCTAAAACACCAGCAGCAATAATAACCAACAAGGATTCTCCCTCAACACCCGTTGGCATCAAACATATTCCAGCTTCATCTTCAGAGGAGAGGAAACccatgcagccagccagccagcgtgCTAAAGTAAACCAGCCCAGGAGGATTACTCTAAATGCTTTACAAGGGTGGAGTAAGACACCAAG gagAATAAACTTGATTCCTCTGAAGACAGACACGCCAAACTCAACACACACAAATCTAGTGTCCACACCTTCCTCCTCAGAAGCAATTCAACATG AGATACCTTCTCCCTCTGATGATCCTGTGCACAATCCCCCAGCATCTAAACGTCCCAGAACTGATGAAACTCCTGTCTCTGCATCTCCTGAAGAGCAAACCAGCTGTAGTTCAAACAACTGA